The DNA region TGGTCAGGGGATTGGCGAAGGCATGATAAAGCCCCGACCCCACCCCGATCGTGGCCAGCATCGCCGCCAGCATCCGCCCCGCAGGCATCCCCCGGCAGCGGTGCCACATCACCGCCCCGGCCAGCACAAAGGCCGCATTGGTCACCAGGTTCCACGGCTCCGCCCAAAGCCCCGGCCCCAGCCGCTCGCAATACTCGTCCACCGGCGCCAGCCAATCCGTCATGGACCTCACTCCCTGATGCCCTATCCTGACCATCCTGAAAGACAGTTACGGAGACAAGCCCATGCAGATCACCTGGCTCGGCCATTCCGGCTTCCGCATCCAGATCGAACAGGCCACCCTGCTCATCGACCCCTGGATCACCGGCAACCCGATGTTCCCCGCAGACCGCCGCGCCGAGGCGCTGGAGGGCGTGACCCATGTGCTCCTGACCCACGGCCACGGCGACCATTCCGGCGACGCCGCCGCCATCGCGCTGGAGAAGTCCGTGCCGTTGGTCGGCATCTACGACCTCGTCACCTGGTACAAGGAACGCCAGCAGGTCGAAATCATCGGCTTCAACAAGGGCGGCACCGTCACGCTCGGCGGCGCAAGGGTGACGATGGTCAACGCCAGCCACTCCTCCTCGGTCGCCACGCCGAACGGCCCCATCGCCGCGGGATCGGAAGCCGGCTTCATGATCGCGGGCGAAGGCCACACGATCTATGTCTCGGGAGATACCGACATCATGGCCGACATGGCCTGGATGGGCGAATTGCACCAACCCGACATCGGCATCCTCTCGGCCGGCGGCCATTTCACCATGGACATGACCCGCGCCGCCTGGGCCGCGCGCAAGTATTTCAACTTCAGCTGGGTCATCCCCTGCCACTACCGCACCTTCCCGCTTCTCGCGCAGGACGCGGCAGAGCTCCGGGCGGGCCTGCCGCCCGGAACAACGGTGATCGAGCCCGAAGTGCTGGACCCGATCACCTTCTGAGCCTCACCAGCGCGGCCCCGGCATCGGCTCATGCCGCGGCCCGCGGCGGAAGTCCGGGCCGACGCCGATGTCACGGCGCAGGTGCTCGGGCAGGTCGCTGATCCGGGCGCGCGGGGGCGCCCGGTTGCTTTTCAGGATGGCCGCCATCAGCGCGGCCATCACCTTCAGGGCACCGTATTCGGCGACAAGGCTTTTCAGGATCGTCTCGGGGCGCCGCGGGGATGCGGCGATGCGGTCATAGGTCATCTGGATCCTCACCGGACAGCCTTCACGGCCGCCGGCTCCTGTTGGGATTGGGTGGAACGACCCCGAAGGTTACAGGACGGAATCC from Neotabrizicola shimadae includes:
- a CDS encoding metal-dependent hydrolase translates to MQITWLGHSGFRIQIEQATLLIDPWITGNPMFPADRRAEALEGVTHVLLTHGHGDHSGDAAAIALEKSVPLVGIYDLVTWYKERQQVEIIGFNKGGTVTLGGARVTMVNASHSSSVATPNGPIAAGSEAGFMIAGEGHTIYVSGDTDIMADMAWMGELHQPDIGILSAGGHFTMDMTRAAWAARKYFNFSWVIPCHYRTFPLLAQDAAELRAGLPPGTTVIEPEVLDPITF